Within the Pseudomonas chlororaphis subsp. aurantiaca genome, the region TAACCTCAAAATATATTGTTACATGTTCTCGGGGACGTTAAGATAGCCCCGCGTTCACCTACCACGGTTTATGCATTTTTAGTCCCAAGTGTCCATCAGCTACTTGGGCTTTTTTTTGCCTGAAATTTGCCTTCGGCCATCCTTCTTGTTGCCCGACGCCACTTTGGCTTCTTCCTCACGAATTCCAGCAAGGCAAAAAAAAGCCCGCGGGGAGCGGGCCAATAGTTGAATGAGCAGGGTGAAATCTACCCGCCTGGCGCTCGACTCACAGTGAAAGAAATTTCATCTAGTCGTCTCCACCCGCAATCGCCGTCGACTCTGGCCAGCTCGGCTCAATAGCCGCCACCCATGCCACCTGGAGCCCTGGCTTTCTGCTGGGCGTGGCTCCATTCGGCGCAGGTGAGGAAACTGGTGTGATCGACTTTGCCGTTGCCGTCGAAGCTGACATTGAATGGTTGTTTATGGCCGGCCTGGGTCAACACATAGTCGAAGCAGGTCCCGAGTTCCACGGTGCGAGGGCTGACGGCCATAGGTTCGCCGCCGATCTGCCGGACTTGGTCCTGGGTCATGCCGGTCTTGACCTTCGCCACCAGCGGCTGATTGCGGTAGACGTGAGAGTCGCTGGTGCAACCGGCGGTGGCCGACAGTAGGGCGATCGTGACGATAAGTGCTTTGTTCATGGCAGGGCTCCCGATGGTAGGTGTCGTGAAGAGACGCCTGGTGCATCAGTTGCAGTAAAGCCGAGTGACGAGGGCGGCGAGCCGTATTCGCGAAGGACGGGACGAGGGGATGGCGGATAGACAAAAAGCCCGCATGGGCGGGCTTCTTGCAGAGGGGGAGCTGATCCGTCAGCTGCAGCCAGTGTGCGCTTGCGCTGTGGCCCTAGCAACGACAGAGCGACGAAACGCAGGCCTTGGCGCGGGCTGATAACACGGCTTCCGATCAGGCTGCGGCGAACCTTCCAAAACGCCATAAGCGCGGCAGAAAAAGACTACTGGGTTGCCATTCGTCAGCTGTTTTGCACCCTGCATGAGAATGGCCCTCTCATGGGAAGGCATTCCATCGTGGTCGGGAGGTATCCATGAGTACGAAGAGTACGAACAGGCCCACTGGCCCGCGTTCATCCGAGCACGCCTCCGGCAAGGACGAACTGGGCTTCGACCCTGACTCTCCGGATCTGGCGGATCCGCAGGTGGACCCCATAGGTCCGGCGAAAGCGCCCAGGGATAACAGGCCGGAGAAAGAACCCAAGTCCAGGGCTTATGACCCCCTGGGGAACCTGAAGCCCAAGTGAGTACGGGCACGCGAATACCGGGTTCCGCGGCGATGGATGGAGCCCACCCTGGCATTGGCCGGGTGTAAGGTGTTCGCGACAACCTCGGACGATCTCTACCGAAAAGGGAGGCGATTATGAGCGTTCCAATGCTGAACAAGATGCACATGAACGGCTATGACGTGGTCAGCGTCAACAGCGGCCCCTGGCGGGTCTGCACCAAGGGCGACCGTCTTGGCTCCTTTGGCACCCGGGAAGAGGCCCTGGCCTACGCGGCAGCCTTGCCGGCCTACAAGGCGAAGGCCAAGAAGGCTGCTCGAGGGGCCAATACCCGATAACCCCATCCACGACCCTTCCCGACAGCCTGGCGTGTTCCCGGGCTGTCGGGTGTTCTTTTGCCCTCAGGCCGGCGACTGGGCCTGGGCGGACTTCCAGCCCTTGAGCTCCTCTGCGATGAAGTGCTGCACCAGGTCGCTGTAGAGCTTTTCGATGGCATCGGCACTCAGCCCCTCGGCCTGGGCCCATTCCCGGCGTTGCAGGAGCATGGCGCGA harbors:
- a CDS encoding DUF6021 family protein — encoded protein: MSTKSTNRPTGPRSSEHASGKDELGFDPDSPDLADPQVDPIGPAKAPRDNRPEKEPKSRAYDPLGNLKPK
- the osmE gene encoding osmotically-inducible lipoprotein OsmE, translating into MNKALIVTIALLSATAGCTSDSHVYRNQPLVAKVKTGMTQDQVRQIGGEPMAVSPRTVELGTCFDYVLTQAGHKQPFNVSFDGNGKVDHTSFLTCAEWSHAQQKARAPGGMGGGY